The genome window TGGCGCTTGCCGCGGTAGTGGTTTTTAGCGGTGTTCTAGCCTTTGCGTCTAGGAAGGAGAAAAGTTGGCTTATAGTCACAGTAATCTCGGCCTTATTCTCCTTTATTGTTTCCTTTCCAGTCTACGTAAGTCCACAGCTTAACTTCAAAGGCTCTGTTGACGCAGCAACCTTCATAGCTAGGGCTACCGCATCGGCTTCAGTCTTCACCGCTTTTTACAGCTACATGGGGTGGCGTGGACTCTTAAACGGGCTGAGGGGCTTGAAAGCTCTAGGAGATATGGGTGAACATGTAGCCTTTACGTTAAGGTTCATACCGCTCTTCGCTTTTAAGGCTGACAAGATGCTTGTTGCACGTGAAGCCAGAGTATTCACGGTGAATAGAGAGCCGACGTGGAGGATCTCACTTAGCATTGTGGGAGACATTTTGGCTGCAAGCTTTATTAAGGCGTATTGGGCCAGACTGGCGTTTACCGCAAGGAACTTTGGAGAGTTGAGAGTAAAGCGAGGATCATACAGAGCAGATTTAGGGGAAATTACGATCGTCATTTTAGCAGCTATATTAATCGTCGCCTGCTTGGTGTAAATCGTGTTTGGCTGCGAGGATCTCTGGGTGTCACTACCCACAACCGGTGAAGTTTTGAAAGGAGTAAGCCTTGTAGTCAACAAGGGGGAGATAGTAGCTCTTCTCGGGCCAAACGGTAGCGGGAAAACAACCCTCATACTCGCCCTAGCCGGGCTTCTAAACGCTAGATCGGGAAAGGTAACCCTTGAAGGCGTGGAGCTTCGGCTTCAGCTGCCAGAGGCGAGGAGAAGAATAGGGGTTTTGTTCCAGGATCCTGACGATCAATTGTTTAACCCTACAGTGATGGACGAGTTAATGTTCACGCTCGACCAGCTAGGATTGCCGCCCCAAGATAAGGAGAGGAGAGTAAAGGAAGTAGCCTCCCTGCTCAACATCGAGCATATACTTCACAGGCCAGTGTATAGTCTAAGCTTTGGAGAGAAGAGGCGTGTTGCTCTTGCATCGATACTGGTTTACGATCCAGAGTACCTCCTCCTAGATGAGCCCACAGCCAACATTGACCCGGGCAACCTTAATATTATGCTGAAAGTGGTCTGCTCTCTGAGGAAAGCCGGCAAGGGTATACTCCTCGCTACCCAGGCTGTTGATCTAGTCAACAGGCTAGCGAGTAGAGTCTACGTGATGAACGAGGGTAGGATCATATGGTCCGGAGGGCCCGAAATCCCGGAAGAAGTGCTTGTAAGGGCTGGATTGAAAACCGGGCAAGTGGCATGCCAATAAAAAGGCTCAGCTCCACTTAAGTGAAAGCTTGTAAATATATATCTCTTAAGCCTTAGCACAGTGTGTGCGATACTATTGTCGCCCTAAAAGATTCTACTGCTTACAAGGTTACTATTTTTGCAAAGAATAGCGATAGGGAGCCCAACGAGGCCCAGTACATAGAGATTATACCCAGGCAAAGACACGAAGAGGATTACGTCAAGTGCACTTATATCTCCGTTCCGCAGGTCAATGAGACATATGCTGTCTTTCTCTCTCGCCCCTGGTGGATGTGGGGTGCTGAGATGGGAGTAAACGAGTTCGGGGTTGCTATCGGGAACGAGGCCGTCTTCACAAAGGTTCCCTATAGCAAGGAAGGACTCACAGGAATGGACTTAGTGCGTCTAGGATTAGAAAGGGCTAAGACGGCGGGAGAAGCTCTCGAAGTCATAACGGGGCTCATCGAGGAGTACGGTCAGGGCGGAAACTGCAGCCGAGAAGGCAAGCTCTACTATCACAACTCGTTCATAATATCTGACCCTAATGAGGCTTGGGTTCTCGAGACTGCGGGAAAATACTGGGTTGCAGAGAGAGTAAAGGATGTAAGAAGCATATCTAACGCTCTCTCAATAAGTAAAGGCTGGGACAGGTGCAGCAGTAGCTTAACCCAGTACGTGGAAAAGCTGGGACGTCAGGAGAGCTTTGACTTTGCTAAGCATTTCTCGGACTTATTCTTTACCACGGTTGCTAGAGGGAGGGAAAGGCATAGATTTACCCAGAGCTATCTCGAAGCGCATAAGGGCTCAATCGACTTCGTAGGAGTAAGCCGTCTTTTGAGAAGCCACACCGTAAACGCAAACTATTCACCGATACGAGGATCGATGCGGGATATATGCATGCATGCCGGGGGACCTACAAGGCCAAGCCAGACCGCGAACTCGATGATAGCACTTCTCTACGAGAAGACGCCAATCATATTCGTCACGGGAACATCCTCACCATGCATATCGCTCTATAAGCCTGTCTTCCTTGAGGCTGGTCTCCCCGACCTTGGTCCTAGGCCGGAGAATCGCTACAACCCTGAGGCTTACTGGTGGATACACGAGAGGT of Thermofilum uzonense contains these proteins:
- a CDS encoding energy-coupling factor ABC transporter ATP-binding protein — its product is MFGCEDLWVSLPTTGEVLKGVSLVVNKGEIVALLGPNGSGKTTLILALAGLLNARSGKVTLEGVELRLQLPEARRRIGVLFQDPDDQLFNPTVMDELMFTLDQLGLPPQDKERRVKEVASLLNIEHILHRPVYSLSFGEKRRVALASILVYDPEYLLLDEPTANIDPGNLNIMLKVVCSLRKAGKGILLATQAVDLVNRLASRVYVMNEGRIIWSGGPEIPEEVLVRAGLKTGQVACQ
- a CDS encoding CbiQ family ECF transporter T component; protein product: MKAKDIVFSLTARILEELSSSETSLSYSSLVLIAGLLLTAVSSFSNSLLALAAVVVFSGVLAFASRKEKSWLIVTVISALFSFIVSFPVYVSPQLNFKGSVDAATFIARATASASVFTAFYSYMGWRGLLNGLRGLKALGDMGEHVAFTLRFIPLFAFKADKMLVAREARVFTVNREPTWRISLSIVGDILAASFIKAYWARLAFTARNFGELRVKRGSYRADLGEITIVILAAILIVACLV
- a CDS encoding C69 family dipeptidase; protein product: MCDTIVALKDSTAYKVTIFAKNSDREPNEAQYIEIIPRQRHEEDYVKCTYISVPQVNETYAVFLSRPWWMWGAEMGVNEFGVAIGNEAVFTKVPYSKEGLTGMDLVRLGLERAKTAGEALEVITGLIEEYGQGGNCSREGKLYYHNSFIISDPNEAWVLETAGKYWVAERVKDVRSISNALSISKGWDRCSSSLTQYVEKLGRQESFDFAKHFSDLFFTTVARGRERHRFTQSYLEAHKGSIDFVGVSRLLRSHTVNANYSPIRGSMRDICMHAGGPTRPSQTANSMIALLYEKTPIIFVTGTSSPCISLYKPVFLEAGLPDLGPRPENRYNPEAYWWIHERLHRKLLASYPDYAKDIRSEIEAFERELFQRAMRLREEYLYGKTTREDLFRLTQEAFTTGRIIDEKWTKSVRARRSFNLLFEFYWSRANKRAGIPT